A genomic window from Cytobacillus suaedae includes:
- a CDS encoding DNA-3-methyladenine glycosylase yields the protein MTYKPLEIEFFQQPTIELAQSLLGCLLVKITDDGIASGYIVETEAYKGPEDRAAHSFGNRRTKRTEIMFGEPGYIYTYQMHTHCLVNVVSGDVEKPEAVLIRAVEPLTSIDIMQKRRGMTDLKSLTNGPGKLTKALGISMEDYGNSIIKPPLFIAEGLKPESISSGPRIGIENSGEAKDYPWRFWITGNKYISR from the coding sequence ATAACGTATAAACCCTTGGAAATTGAGTTTTTTCAACAGCCTACTATTGAATTAGCACAATCACTATTAGGTTGCTTATTAGTAAAAATAACTGATGACGGTATTGCATCGGGTTATATTGTTGAAACGGAAGCGTATAAAGGACCCGAGGATCGAGCAGCACATAGCTTTGGAAATCGCCGCACAAAAAGAACTGAAATTATGTTTGGTGAACCAGGTTACATCTATACATATCAAATGCATACACATTGTTTGGTCAATGTTGTTAGTGGGGATGTTGAAAAACCAGAGGCTGTATTAATTAGGGCGGTAGAACCACTAACCTCTATTGATATCATGCAAAAAAGAAGAGGCATGACCGATCTTAAAAGTCTTACAAACGGACCTGGTAAGCTGACAAAGGCATTAGGGATTTCTATGGAGGACTACGGAAATTCAATCATAAAACCGCCCTTGTTTATTGCAGAGGGTCTGAAGCCTGAATCTATTTCCAGTGGCCCAAGGATTGGAATCGAAAATTCAGGAGAAGCTAAAGATTACCCCTGGAGATTTTGGATTACCGGAAATAAATATATATCAAGATAA
- a CDS encoding flagellar basal body rod protein, with product MKKFGLLLAGGIAAIILLGNLPAVIGLAISLVIMYYAVKGFMKTDSAAKKVMWAAVGLVALTITASNVPAIFGIAAAYVLYLVYKNWNNKEVVITEESSDPFTNFEKQWAELKKNY from the coding sequence ATGAAAAAGTTTGGGTTACTACTAGCCGGAGGGATTGCGGCCATTATCTTATTAGGCAACCTTCCGGCAGTGATTGGATTGGCAATCAGCCTAGTCATCATGTACTACGCAGTTAAAGGGTTTATGAAAACAGACTCGGCTGCTAAAAAGGTCATGTGGGCAGCCGTTGGATTAGTTGCTCTAACAATCACAGCTTCAAATGTTCCAGCCATATTCGGAATTGCAGCAGCTTATGTTTTATACCTAGTGTATAAAAATTGGAACAATAAAGAAGTGGTTATTACAGAAGAAAGCAGCGATCCGTTCACTAACTTTGAAAAGCAGTGGGCTGAATTAAAGAAAAACTACTAA
- a CDS encoding PspA/IM30 family protein: protein MSLFNRIKNTITADLHEVLDQKEQKNPISILNQYLRQCEQEVEKVRKLVERQHLLKDEFTREYTEATKLAEKRKHQAEIASKAGENELYEFAYHEQVQYEERSSRLKDSLAGASQHLLELEKKYEEMKHKLKDMYIKRMELMGRENMARAHYKMNQVLDPSSHTNKSEASFNEMESYLERLEQQVNSAYYRNTIDSRIAQLEKEMKKEESITIS, encoded by the coding sequence ATGAGTTTATTCAATCGTATTAAAAACACTATCACAGCAGATTTACATGAGGTTTTAGATCAGAAAGAGCAAAAGAATCCAATTTCAATACTAAATCAATATCTTCGTCAATGTGAGCAGGAAGTAGAGAAAGTTCGTAAACTTGTTGAACGCCAGCATCTATTAAAAGATGAATTTACTCGCGAATATACAGAAGCAACTAAATTAGCAGAAAAACGTAAGCATCAAGCTGAAATTGCTTCGAAAGCTGGAGAAAATGAGCTATACGAATTTGCTTATCATGAGCAAGTTCAATACGAAGAACGCTCTTCTCGATTAAAGGATTCATTAGCAGGTGCTTCACAACATTTATTAGAGCTTGAGAAAAAATATGAAGAAATGAAGCATAAATTAAAAGATATGTATATCAAACGAATGGAGCTAATGGGCCGTGAGAATATGGCGAGAGCACACTATAAGATGAACCAAGTGTTAGATCCTAGTAGCCATACAAACAAATCAGAGGCTAGCTTTAACGAAATGGAAAGTTACTTAGAAAGACTGGAGCAACAAGTGAATTCGGCATATTATCGTAATACAATTGACTCACGTATTGCCCAGCTAGAAAAAGAAATGAAAAAAGAAGAATCTATTACTATTTCATAA
- a CDS encoding cell wall-active antibiotics response protein, producing MSNHKKTDYISQLSMIGLVVLFIEVTFFNSGVIFSGFVSSVLIYLGRKKFKGTFGKLVFWIGCISLFFTIANMMTVKFILIGIILYFVLQYFQSKKNPAVIKPEIEDTTTALITEEPVIKTKSLFDNVFIGRQKTSDHVYEWNDINIQTGIGDTTIDLSNTVLPKGESIISIRNFVGNVEILIPYEMEASIYHSVITGSTTIFQHEENSVFNQVLSYQTEEYKEAEQKIKIVTSFLIGNLEVKRV from the coding sequence ATGTCAAATCACAAAAAAACAGATTATATTAGTCAGTTATCGATGATTGGGCTTGTAGTCCTGTTTATTGAGGTTACCTTTTTTAATAGTGGAGTCATTTTTTCGGGTTTTGTATCGAGTGTTTTAATATACCTTGGTAGAAAAAAGTTTAAAGGAACATTCGGAAAATTAGTCTTTTGGATTGGTTGTATTAGCTTATTTTTTACAATCGCAAACATGATGACTGTTAAATTTATATTAATCGGGATTATCTTGTATTTTGTTCTTCAATATTTTCAATCAAAGAAAAACCCAGCTGTCATAAAACCTGAAATTGAGGATACAACAACTGCTCTAATTACAGAGGAGCCAGTTATTAAGACAAAAAGTCTTTTTGACAATGTTTTTATCGGTCGCCAAAAAACATCAGACCATGTCTATGAGTGGAACGATATTAATATACAGACAGGTATTGGAGATACAACCATTGATTTAAGTAACACTGTTTTACCAAAAGGAGAATCGATTATCTCCATTAGAAATTTTGTAGGAAACGTGGAAATCTTAATTCCGTATGAAATGGAAGCAAGTATCTATCACTCAGTTATTACTGGATCAACTACTATTTTTCAACATGAAGAAAATAGCGTGTTTAATCAAGTTTTATCGTATCAAACGGAAGAGTATAAAGAAGCTGAACAAAAAATAAAAATAGTCACCTCGTTCCTAATCGGAAATTTAGAGGTGAAGCGAGTATGA
- a CDS encoding sensor histidine kinase translates to MSLIQKQLVISVFISIILLVTSAGVFFTAYPLTDWGDLWDRKVMDVPFVIFAPSITILIGLIFGFITGILWRNQLRSISNILLEVEQGKQIGADELHQDEELDQIFNQVKKINRQMLDQVKLSQKLANVKAEEQEKRIQEIVSQERNRLARELHDSVSQQLFAASMVMSAITETKPDPENAETKRLKMVEEMIHQSQLEMRALLLHLRPVALKGKSLQEGMKELLTELSQKVTMGITWKIEDTQLDKGVEDHLFRILQESVSNTLRHAKASNLEVILIMRDGMAILRVVDDGKGFDVEESKSGSYGMQNMYERALEIGGTLKVVSVKDKGTRLEVKVPMIRIEGEGH, encoded by the coding sequence ATGAGTTTAATTCAAAAGCAATTAGTTATTTCTGTTTTTATCTCGATTATTCTGCTTGTTACATCCGCAGGAGTGTTCTTTACGGCTTATCCCTTAACGGATTGGGGAGATTTATGGGATCGAAAGGTCATGGACGTACCATTTGTTATTTTTGCTCCAAGTATAACTATTCTAATAGGGTTAATTTTTGGATTTATAACAGGGATATTATGGAGAAATCAATTACGATCCATTTCAAATATATTATTAGAGGTCGAACAAGGGAAACAAATTGGTGCAGATGAATTGCATCAGGACGAAGAGTTAGACCAAATTTTCAATCAAGTGAAGAAGATTAATAGGCAAATGCTCGATCAAGTCAAACTGTCTCAAAAACTAGCAAATGTAAAAGCTGAAGAGCAAGAAAAGCGAATTCAAGAGATTGTCTCTCAAGAGCGAAATCGACTTGCAAGAGAGCTGCATGATTCTGTGAGCCAACAGCTATTTGCTGCATCAATGGTGATGTCAGCGATAACCGAAACAAAACCTGACCCAGAAAATGCAGAGACGAAAAGACTTAAGATGGTAGAAGAAATGATTCATCAATCACAATTAGAAATGAGAGCACTGTTATTGCATCTTCGTCCAGTCGCATTAAAAGGGAAATCTCTTCAAGAGGGAATGAAGGAGCTACTTACCGAACTATCTCAGAAAGTGACAATGGGCATTACATGGAAAATAGAGGATACACAACTTGATAAAGGTGTGGAAGATCATCTTTTTCGAATTTTGCAGGAATCTGTTTCAAACACTTTACGGCATGCGAAAGCTTCAAACCTCGAAGTTATTCTTATTATGAGGGATGGAATGGCCATTCTAAGGGTTGTTGATGACGGTAAAGGTTTTGATGTAGAGGAGTCTAAGTCTGGCTCTTATGGTATGCAAAATATGTATGAACGGGCACTAGAAATTGGTGGAACTTTGAAAGTAGTTAGCGTAAAAGATAAAGGTACTCGTCTTGAGGTAAAGGTGCCGATGATAAGGATTGAGGGTGAAGGACATTGA
- a CDS encoding response regulator transcription factor, with translation MIRVVFVDDHEMVRIGISAYLSAQSDIEVVGEASNGREGVKLALELRPDVILMDLVMTEMDGIEATKQIIESWPDAKIIIVTSFLDDEKVYPALEAGATSYMLKTSKASEIANAVRSTYEGQSVLEPEVTGKMMMKMRKKEPAALHDQLTNREMEILLLMTQGKTNQEIGDELFIALKTVKVHVSNILGKLEVQDRTQAVIYAFKHSLVK, from the coding sequence TTGATAAGAGTGGTATTCGTTGATGATCATGAAATGGTAAGGATAGGTATCTCAGCTTATCTCTCAGCACAATCAGATATTGAGGTGGTTGGAGAGGCATCCAATGGACGTGAAGGTGTGAAACTAGCTCTCGAATTAAGACCAGATGTAATTTTAATGGATTTAGTCATGACTGAAATGGATGGAATTGAGGCTACAAAGCAAATTATAGAAAGCTGGCCAGATGCAAAGATTATCATCGTGACGAGCTTTTTAGATGATGAAAAAGTGTATCCTGCCCTTGAAGCTGGTGCAACAAGCTATATGCTTAAAACCTCAAAGGCAAGTGAAATTGCAAACGCCGTCCGTTCAACCTACGAAGGGCAATCAGTATTAGAGCCTGAAGTAACTGGTAAAATGATGATGAAAATGCGGAAAAAAGAACCAGCAGCATTGCATGACCAGCTCACCAATCGTGAAATGGAAATACTCTTATTAATGACACAAGGTAAAACAAACCAAGAAATCGGGGATGAATTATTCATTGCCCTTAAAACTGTAAAAGTACACGTAAGCAATATATTAGGAAAACTTGAAGTGCAAGACCGCACACAGGCTGTCATTTATGCCTTTAAACATTCATTAGTTAAATAA
- a CDS encoding ZIP family metal transporter: MLQAAMWGAIAGSSLLIGAILGIFKNIPNKISAYVMAFGTGVLIGAATFELLTEAVKEGGIVYPSLGFLAGSTVFILAESIIMKKGGHERKRSKTSPRGHSGMAIFIGTIIDAIPESVIIGVSLLEHHSVSWLIIIAIFISNFPEGLSSSIGLKKDGYSTKKILLLWSVVMVLASLSSLLGYILIDPASTWLVTTIGAFAAGGIITMVSSTMLPEAFEEGGPIVGFISASGLLCSLVLTYFG; encoded by the coding sequence ATGTTACAGGCAGCTATGTGGGGAGCGATTGCAGGTTCATCCCTTCTAATTGGTGCAATACTAGGAATCTTCAAAAACATACCCAATAAAATCTCAGCCTATGTGATGGCCTTTGGAACAGGAGTATTGATTGGTGCAGCAACGTTTGAATTATTGACTGAAGCTGTAAAAGAAGGCGGGATTGTCTATCCATCACTTGGTTTTTTAGCAGGTTCCACGGTCTTTATTCTTGCTGAGTCAATTATTATGAAAAAAGGTGGACATGAACGGAAACGTTCCAAAACAAGCCCCAGAGGTCATTCAGGAATGGCTATTTTTATAGGGACAATCATTGACGCAATTCCTGAATCAGTGATTATTGGAGTAAGCTTACTAGAACATCATTCTGTTAGCTGGCTAATTATTATAGCCATTTTTATCAGTAACTTTCCTGAAGGCTTATCAAGTAGCATTGGGTTAAAAAAAGATGGCTATTCAACAAAGAAAATCTTGCTTTTATGGTCAGTTGTTATGGTTCTGGCCTCTCTAAGCTCTTTACTAGGTTATATACTAATCGACCCGGCCTCAACATGGCTAGTCACAACAATCGGAGCCTTTGCTGCCGGAGGAATCATCACAATGGTATCCTCAACCATGCTTCCTGAAGCCTTTGAAGAAGGAGGACCCATTGTTGGGTTTATCTCGGCCAGTGGATTATTATGTTCACTCGTCTTAACCTATTTTGGTTGA
- a CDS encoding DUF2243 domain-containing protein, with product MKIENKNLFISGLILGLGLLGAIDGIVFHQLLQWHHMILSENTKLEIFTDGLFTALFSALLLWGGVKIFKDARKKELGNSWKIFLGGILIGGGLFNLIEGLINHHILQVHRVKPLAENPLLYDIGFLVVGLLLVIFGYMIKRLESNA from the coding sequence TTGAAAATAGAAAATAAAAATTTATTCATTTCTGGATTAATTCTGGGATTGGGATTATTAGGAGCAATTGATGGAATTGTATTTCATCAGTTACTTCAATGGCATCATATGATTCTTAGCGAAAATACAAAATTAGAGATTTTTACAGATGGGTTATTTACTGCATTATTTTCGGCATTGCTACTTTGGGGTGGAGTAAAAATCTTTAAGGATGCCAGAAAAAAAGAACTGGGGAATAGTTGGAAGATCTTCTTAGGAGGCATTTTGATTGGTGGAGGTTTATTTAACCTCATTGAAGGGCTTATCAACCATCACATTTTGCAAGTGCATCGAGTAAAACCATTGGCAGAAAATCCTTTGTTATATGACATAGGATTTTTAGTTGTTGGTCTCCTACTTGTAATTTTTGGTTATATGATTAAACGACTTGAGTCAAATGCGTAA
- a CDS encoding glutamine--tRNA ligase/YqeY domain fusion protein, whose translation MEENNITSSNFIKNIITDDLKSGKHKEIITRFPPEPNGYLHIGHAKSIVINFGLADEFNGKTNLRFDDTNPLKEDVEFVESIKEDVKWLGYEWEELHYASNYFDEMYERAVLLINKGLAYVEDLSVDEIREYRGTLKEPGKESPSRSRSIEENLDLFGRMKNGEFQNGEKVLRAKIDMSSPNINLRDPVIYRISHATHHNTGDKWCIYPMYAFAHPLEDAIEGITHSICTLEFEDQRPLYNWVVEHCDMEAKPQQIEFARLNVTNTVMSKRKLKQLVDEKFVDGWDDPRMPTISGLRRKGYTPESIRNFCRETGVAKNYGVVDVQMMEHFIREDLKLKAPRTMGVLKPLKVVITNYPQDQVEMLDAEINPEVPEMGIRQIPFSREIYIEQDDFMEDPPKKYFRLFPGNEVRLKHAYFIKCEEVIKDEEGNVVELRCTYDPETKSGTGFTGRKVKGTLHWVEATQAIAAEYRLYEPLILDEEQGEGESFLDNVNPNSLEIVQGFVEPNMKDAKPQDKFQFFRHGYFNVDPKHTTEEKLVFNQIVSLKSSFKL comes from the coding sequence ATGGAAGAAAACAACATAACATCATCAAATTTCATAAAAAATATCATCACTGATGACTTGAAATCCGGAAAACACAAAGAAATCATTACACGTTTTCCACCAGAACCTAATGGGTATTTACATATTGGACACGCGAAATCAATCGTAATTAACTTTGGATTAGCGGACGAATTTAACGGAAAAACAAACCTTCGTTTTGACGATACAAATCCTTTAAAAGAGGATGTTGAATTCGTTGAATCAATTAAAGAAGATGTTAAGTGGCTAGGCTATGAGTGGGAGGAATTGCATTACGCTTCAAACTATTTCGATGAAATGTATGAGCGCGCTGTTCTTCTAATTAATAAAGGTCTTGCATACGTTGAAGACTTATCCGTTGATGAAATTCGTGAGTATCGTGGGACACTAAAAGAACCAGGGAAAGAGAGTCCCTCTAGAAGTCGTAGTATCGAAGAAAACCTTGATTTATTCGGAAGAATGAAAAACGGTGAGTTTCAAAATGGTGAGAAAGTGCTTCGTGCAAAAATAGATATGTCTTCACCTAATATTAATCTGAGAGATCCTGTAATCTACCGTATTTCACATGCTACTCATCATAACACTGGGGATAAGTGGTGCATCTATCCAATGTACGCATTTGCACATCCACTTGAGGATGCAATTGAAGGGATCACTCATTCAATCTGTACGTTAGAGTTTGAAGACCAACGTCCACTATATAACTGGGTTGTTGAACATTGTGACATGGAAGCGAAGCCTCAACAAATTGAATTTGCACGCTTAAATGTGACGAACACGGTCATGAGTAAACGTAAGCTAAAACAGTTGGTTGATGAAAAGTTTGTGGATGGATGGGATGATCCACGTATGCCAACGATTTCTGGGCTTCGTCGTAAAGGGTATACTCCAGAATCCATTCGTAACTTCTGTCGTGAAACAGGCGTTGCTAAAAACTATGGTGTAGTAGATGTTCAAATGATGGAGCACTTTATTCGTGAAGATTTGAAGCTTAAGGCTCCACGTACAATGGGTGTACTTAAACCATTGAAAGTCGTAATTACCAATTATCCTCAAGACCAAGTTGAAATGCTCGATGCTGAAATAAACCCTGAGGTTCCGGAAATGGGTATTCGTCAAATTCCGTTCTCTAGAGAAATTTATATAGAACAAGATGACTTCATGGAGGACCCTCCTAAAAAGTATTTCCGACTGTTCCCTGGGAATGAAGTTCGACTTAAGCATGCCTACTTCATAAAATGTGAAGAAGTTATCAAAGATGAAGAGGGCAATGTGGTAGAGCTTCGTTGCACATACGATCCAGAGACAAAGAGTGGTACTGGGTTTACTGGTCGTAAAGTAAAAGGAACACTTCACTGGGTGGAGGCAACTCAAGCAATCGCTGCCGAATATCGCTTATATGAGCCTTTAATTCTTGATGAAGAGCAAGGGGAAGGGGAATCCTTTTTAGATAATGTTAATCCGAATTCCCTTGAGATTGTTCAAGGCTTTGTTGAACCGAATATGAAAGATGCAAAGCCACAAGATAAATTTCAATTCTTTAGACATGGTTATTTCAATGTTGATCCAAAGCATACGACCGAAGAAAAACTTGTTTTTAACCAAATTGTAAGCTTAAAAAGCTCATTTAAACTTTAA
- a CDS encoding ATP-binding protein — translation MLVEKLLLHVLIILTPIFIYNFFFAKKRYGKSPYFCGLLQGISVALCLLFSFEAYGLYWDLRYVPLVLASLYGGPVASVIVLCVYFGFRTYIGGDALFIGYLSGILAVIVPFLYSVKFMSYDLKKRIRMAVLIGLWPMLVMLLMLGTQLVMTGDKSAVNYDIIKNIFIFGAIQVVTIWIASRINESMIESELMKQEIARAEKLNTLGELAASIAHEVRNPLTVVKGFLQLMHKQEKGQNHTYLTLVLSELGRAESIINDYLNFAKPQFEKIEECNLTEILTDISILLEPLANKEGVNLEYSLQEDIYIFTDRNQVKQAFINLIKNAIEATSDGGSVTVTLILENEQALILISDTGKGMDEEELSRIGTLFYTTRDKGTGLGTTVSLRIIESMGGSIKYKSEKNVGTEVTVLLPANQKSLL, via the coding sequence ATGCTTGTTGAAAAATTATTGCTCCACGTGCTAATTATTTTAACTCCAATCTTCATATATAATTTTTTCTTTGCAAAAAAGCGTTATGGAAAATCACCATATTTTTGTGGACTTTTACAAGGAATTTCGGTTGCCCTCTGTTTACTTTTCTCTTTTGAAGCCTATGGTCTCTATTGGGATCTTCGTTATGTACCACTAGTGTTAGCCTCTTTATATGGAGGGCCAGTGGCTAGTGTAATCGTTTTGTGTGTCTACTTTGGTTTTAGAACGTATATTGGCGGAGATGCTTTGTTCATTGGATACCTAAGTGGCATACTAGCGGTAATCGTCCCCTTTTTGTATTCCGTTAAGTTTATGAGTTATGACTTAAAAAAGAGAATCAGGATGGCAGTTTTAATTGGTTTATGGCCAATGCTTGTCATGTTATTAATGCTAGGAACCCAACTAGTAATGACAGGTGATAAATCAGCTGTTAACTATGACATTATTAAAAATATCTTTATATTTGGAGCGATACAGGTAGTGACAATCTGGATAGCTTCTCGAATTAATGAATCGATGATTGAAAGCGAATTGATGAAACAAGAAATAGCACGAGCAGAAAAGCTAAACACCCTAGGAGAACTGGCAGCTTCGATTGCTCATGAAGTAAGAAACCCTCTAACAGTAGTAAAGGGATTTCTTCAGCTCATGCATAAACAAGAAAAAGGGCAAAATCATACCTATCTTACCTTGGTGTTAAGTGAACTAGGCCGTGCGGAATCTATTATTAATGATTACTTAAATTTCGCTAAACCTCAATTTGAAAAGATCGAAGAATGTAACCTTACTGAAATACTAACAGATATTTCAATATTGCTAGAACCTCTTGCGAATAAAGAAGGGGTAAATCTTGAGTATTCTTTACAAGAAGATATTTATATCTTTACGGACCGCAATCAAGTTAAACAAGCCTTTATTAATCTTATTAAAAACGCCATTGAAGCAACAAGTGATGGTGGAAGTGTAACAGTGACCCTCATACTAGAAAATGAGCAAGCTTTAATCCTAATTAGTGATACTGGAAAAGGGATGGATGAGGAAGAGCTATCTCGTATAGGTACATTATTTTATACAACGAGAGATAAAGGAACTGGCTTAGGGACGACCGTCTCGCTAAGAATTATTGAATCAATGGGCGGAAGTATCAAATATAAAAGTGAAAAAAATGTAGGAACAGAAGTAACTGTATTACTACCAGCTAATCAAAAAAGTCTTCTTTAA
- a CDS encoding NAD(P)/FAD-dependent oxidoreductase codes for MSKKKLVLIGNGMAGVRTIEEIIKLAPDQYEITIFGEEPHPNYNRIQLSTVLQGKTTLEDIIMNDWDWYKENNINLLAGEEVLKIDREENRVISKKHTVDFDELIVATGSKPFILPIPGATKDGVIGFRTIQDCKDMIETSRTYNRAVVIGGGLLGLEAARGLLDLGMDVHVVHLPSYLMEKQLDPAASTMLQRELEQQGIKFLMNKQTVEIVGDTRVEGLKFVDGTSIETDLVVMAIGIVPITSLARDAGLYVNRGIVVNDFMETSSETIFAVGECVEHREVTYGLVAPLYEQAKVLAARITGKPTKPYEGSVTGTQLKVAGIDLFSAGEILDDFSTKSIKVHNEFDGVYKKILIRDNRIVGIVLYGDTSDSTKLFRMLSKKEDISHLTSVAILSNGDIGPTASDDISAMPNDEVVCGCNGVTKGTIVQAVKEQGLTSVEEVGGCTNAGRSCGRCKPLISNILSYTLGDEFKATTTKKSLCGCTTFSREEIVAEIKDKGLTSIKEAMYVLGWKNEEGCSKCRPALNYFLGMIFPEAYIDDRNSRLVNEKMHANIQKDGTYSVVPRMYGGVTNAQDLRKIAEVAEKYNVPLVKMTGGQRIALIGVKKEDLTDVWKELDMPSGYAYGKTLRTVKTCVGSQYCRFGTQDSLSLGIELEKKFERLDTPHKVKMGVSACPRNCAESGIKDIGFVGIDGGWEIYIAGNGGTDLRAGDLLCTVKTKAEVMEITGAFLQYYRENANYLERTSHWIERVGLDHVRQVLENKEMMQELNQRLDTTLKRYIEPWKEAVESKTVKETYYTKVQLT; via the coding sequence ATGAGTAAGAAAAAGTTAGTCTTGATTGGAAATGGAATGGCTGGTGTTCGGACAATTGAAGAAATCATTAAGTTAGCACCAGATCAATATGAGATTACAATTTTTGGGGAAGAGCCACACCCAAATTACAATAGAATTCAATTATCAACCGTATTACAAGGGAAGACGACGTTGGAAGATATCATTATGAATGACTGGGATTGGTATAAAGAGAACAATATTAACCTCTTAGCTGGAGAAGAAGTCTTAAAGATTGATAGGGAAGAGAATAGGGTTATTTCAAAAAAACATACAGTTGATTTTGATGAACTCATAGTCGCTACTGGTTCTAAACCATTTATATTACCTATACCAGGGGCTACTAAAGATGGTGTTATTGGGTTTCGAACAATACAAGATTGCAAAGATATGATTGAAACCTCTAGAACTTATAACCGAGCAGTTGTTATTGGTGGTGGCCTACTGGGGCTTGAAGCTGCTAGAGGTCTACTAGATTTAGGAATGGATGTTCATGTTGTTCATTTGCCATCTTATTTAATGGAAAAACAGTTAGACCCAGCTGCATCAACAATGCTACAGAGAGAGTTGGAACAACAAGGAATCAAGTTTTTAATGAACAAGCAAACAGTAGAGATAGTGGGAGATACAAGAGTTGAAGGATTGAAGTTTGTTGATGGCACGAGTATTGAAACAGATCTTGTTGTTATGGCAATAGGTATAGTCCCTATTACATCTCTTGCAAGAGATGCAGGGTTATATGTTAATAGAGGAATTGTTGTAAATGATTTTATGGAAACAAGCTCTGAAACTATTTTTGCAGTTGGTGAATGTGTAGAGCATCGAGAAGTTACGTATGGTCTCGTTGCTCCACTATATGAGCAAGCAAAGGTACTCGCAGCACGTATTACAGGTAAACCAACAAAACCTTATGAAGGTTCTGTTACTGGAACTCAGTTAAAGGTTGCTGGAATTGATCTATTTTCAGCAGGAGAGATTTTGGATGATTTTTCTACCAAATCAATAAAGGTGCATAACGAATTTGATGGAGTCTATAAAAAAATCTTAATCCGAGATAATCGAATTGTAGGAATCGTTTTATATGGTGATACGAGTGATAGTACAAAGCTATTTCGAATGCTTTCTAAGAAAGAAGATATAAGTCACTTAACGAGCGTAGCAATTTTAAGTAATGGAGACATAGGACCTACAGCTTCTGACGATATTTCGGCAATGCCAAATGATGAGGTTGTGTGCGGCTGTAATGGAGTTACAAAAGGAACGATTGTTCAGGCGGTCAAGGAACAGGGTCTTACAAGTGTCGAGGAAGTAGGCGGATGCACCAATGCTGGACGTTCTTGTGGACGATGTAAACCGCTTATCTCTAATATCTTATCCTACACATTGGGAGATGAGTTCAAGGCTACCACTACAAAGAAATCACTTTGTGGATGTACAACATTTAGTCGTGAAGAGATAGTAGCGGAGATAAAGGATAAAGGATTAACCTCAATCAAAGAAGCCATGTATGTTCTCGGCTGGAAAAATGAAGAAGGATGTTCAAAATGCCGACCAGCACTGAATTATTTCTTAGGAATGATTTTCCCAGAAGCGTATATTGATGATCGTAACTCTAGGCTAGTAAATGAGAAAATGCACGCGAATATTCAAAAGGATGGCACATACTCTGTTGTACCAAGAATGTATGGTGGGGTAACCAATGCACAAGACTTGAGAAAAATTGCTGAGGTAGCGGAAAAATACAATGTCCCACTTGTGAAAATGACAGGAGGTCAACGAATTGCTCTGATTGGGGTGAAGAAGGAAGACCTAACTGATGTATGGAAAGAGCTCGATATGCCTTCAGGATATGCCTATGGAAAGACTTTGCGAACAGTAAAGACTTGTGTAGGATCACAGTATTGTCGATTTGGAACACAAGATTCGTTGAGTCTAGGAATAGAGCTTGAGAAGAAGTTTGAAAGACTTGATACACCGCACAAAGTGAAAATGGGGGTATCTGCATGTCCTCGTAACTGTGCCGAATCTGGAATTAAGGATATTGGGTTTGTAGGAATTGATGGCGGTTGGGAGATTTACATTGCAGGTAATGGTGGAACGGATCTTCGCGCAGGAGACTTGTTATGTACTGTAAAAACAAAAGCTGAAGTAATGGAGATAACAGGTGCATTTCTCCAATACTACCGTGAAAATGCAAACTATTTAGAACGGACTTCTCATTGGATTGAAAGAGTAGGACTTGATCATGTTAGACAGGTGTTAGAAAACAAAGAAATGATGCAGGAGTTAAATCAAAGATTGGACACAACTTTAAAACGTTACATCGAGCCATGGAAGGAAGCTGTGGAAAGTAAGACTGTGAAAGAAACGTATTATACAAAGGTGCAACTAACGTAA